In a genomic window of Nomascus leucogenys isolate Asia chromosome 4, Asia_NLE_v1, whole genome shotgun sequence:
- the PHLDA2 gene encoding pleckstrin homology-like domain family A member 2, translating to MKSPDEVLREGELEKRSDSLFQLWKKKRGVLTSDRLSLFPASPRARPKELRFHSILKVDCVERTGKYVYFTIVTTDHKEIDFRCAGESCWNAAIALALIDFQNRRALQDFRSRQERNAPAALAAPAEAAVAAAPAELSEPTRPSPQPKPRTP from the coding sequence ATGAAGTCCCCCGACGAGGTGCTACGCGAGGGCGAGCTGGAGAAGCGCAGCGACAGCCTCTTCCAGCTATGGAAGAAGAAGCGCGGCGTGCTCACCTCCGACCGCCTGAGCCTGTTCCCCGCCAGCCCCCGCGCCCGCCCCAAGGAGCTGCGCTTCCACTCCATCCTCAAGGTGGACTGCGTGGAGCGCACGGGCAAGTACGTGTACTTCACCATCGTCACCACCGACCACAAGGAGATCGACTTCCGCTGCGCGGGCGAGAGCTGCTGGAACGCGGCCATCGCGCTGGCGCTCATCGATTTCCAGAACCGCCGCGCCCTGCAGGACTTTCGCAGCCGCCAGGAACGCAACGCACCCGCCGCGCTCGCCGCACCCGCCGAGGCCGCCGTGGCCGCCGCACCCGCCGAGCTCTCGGAGCCCACCAGGCCATCCCCGCAGCCCAAACCCCGCACGCCATGA
- the SLC22A18 gene encoding LOW QUALITY PROTEIN: solute carrier family 22 member 18 (The sequence of the model RefSeq protein was modified relative to this genomic sequence to represent the inferred CDS: inserted 1 base in 1 codon): protein MCSQLLMWQNLGKASAAAKSSSHQLGAGRGRVGTDSTPXWEARPGGCCVGPSDSAPPPRPAGLLPPAPPASCLDLSWASLLRLSRMQGAWAPRDQGQSPGRMSTLGRSSVILLTYVLAAIELTCLFMQFSVMPYLSRELGLDSIAFGYLQTTFGVLQLLGGPVFGRFADQRGARAALTLSFLAALALYLLLAAASSPALPGVYLLFASRLPGALMHTLPAAQMVITDLSAPEERPAALGRLGLCFGVGVILGSLLGGTLVSAYGIQCPAILAALATLLGAVLSFTCIPASTKGAKTDSQTPLPGGPRASVFDLKAIASLLRLPDVPRIFLIKVASNFPTGLFMVMFSIISMDFFQLEAAQAGYLMSFFGLLQMVTQGLVIGQLSSHFSEEALLRASVLVFIVVGLAMAWMSSVFHFCLLVPGLVFSLCTLNVVTDSMLTKAVSTSDTGTMLGLCASVQPLLRTLGPTVGGLLYRSFGVPVFGHVQVAINALVLLVLWRTPMPQRKDKVR, encoded by the exons ATGTGCAGTCAGCTGTTAATGTGGCAAAATTTGGGGAAGGCCTCTGCAGCCGCAAAATCCAGTTCCCACCAGTTGGGGGCCGGGCGGGGAAGGGTGGGGACAGACAGCACTC TGTGGGAG GCAAGGCCAGGCGGGTGCTGCGTGGGACCCAGTGACTCAGCACCCCCGCCCAGACCAGCTGGACTTTTGCCCCCTGCTCCGCCAGCCTCCTGCTTGGATCTCTCCTGGGCCTCCCTGCTGCGCCTGTCCAGGATGCAGGGAGCTTGGGCTCCCAGGGACCAGGGCCAGTCCCCCGGCAGGATGAGCACTCTAGGCCGGTCCTCGGTCATCCTGCTCACCTACGTGCTGGCCGCCATAGAACTTACCTGCCTCTTCATGCAGTTCTCCGTCATGCCA TACCTGTCTCGGGAACTGGGCCTGGATTCCATTGCCTTCGGCTACCTGCAAACCACCTTCGGAGTGCTGCAGCTGCTGGGCGGGCCGGTGTTTGGCAg GTTCGCAGACCAGCGCGGGGCGCGAGCGGCGCTCACGCTCTCCTTCCTGGCTGCCTTGGCGCTCTACCTGCTCCTGGCGGCCGCCTCCAGCCCGGCCCTGCCCGGGGTCTACCTGCTCTTCGCCTCGCGCCTGCCCGGAGCGCTCATGCACACGCTGCCAG CCGCCCAGATGGTCATCACGGACCTGTCGGCACCCGAGGAGCGGCCCGCGGCCCTGGGCCGGCTGGGCCTCTGCTTCGGCGTCGGAGTCATCCTCGGCTCCCTGCTGGGCGGGACCCTGGTCTCCGCGTACGG GATTCAGTGCCCGGCCATCCTGGCTGCCCTGGCCACCCTCCTGGGCGCTGTCCTCAGCTTCACCTGCATCCCCGCCAGCACCAAAGGGGCCAAAACTGACTCCCAGACTCCACTGCCAG GCGGCCCCCGGGCCAGTGTGTTTGACCTGAAGGCCATCGCCTCCCTGCTGCGGCTGCCAGATGTCCCGAGGATCTTCCTGATCAAGGTGGCCTCCAACTTCCCCACAG GGCTCTTCATGGTCATGTTCTCCATCATCTCCATGGACTTCTTCCAGCTGGAGGCCGCCCAAGCTGGCTACCTCATGTCCTTCTTCGGGCTCCTCCAGATG GTGACCCAGGGCCTGGTCATTGGGCAGCTGAGCAGCCACTTCTCGGAGGAGGCGCTGCTCCGGGCCAGCGTGCTGGTCTTCATCGTGGTGGGCCTGGCCATG GCCTGGATGTCCAGCGTcttccacttctgcctcctggtgcCCGGCCTGGTGTTCAGCCTCTGCACCCTCAACGTGGTCACCGACAGCATGCTGACCAAGGCTGTCTCCACCTCGGACACAG GGACCATGCTGGGCCTCTGCGCCTCTGTACAACCACTGCTCCGAACTCTGGGACCCACAGTCGGTGGCCTCCTGTACCGCAGCTTTGGCGTCCCCGTCTTCGGCCACGTGCAGGTTGCTATCAATGCCCTTGTCCTCCTGGTCCTCTGGAGGACACCTATGCCCCAGAGGAAGGACAAAGTCCGGTGA
- the SLC22A18AS gene encoding beckwith-Wiedemann syndrome chromosomal region 1 candidate gene B protein, whose translation MGELPGSEGMWENCPLGWVKKEASGTLGPLDFLLQRKRLWLWASKPVRPQPQGVHHFREAWRQFCWMRGSRLTGGKKGFVSSGLRFGREGFSEEVMLQPVLKAMRCAEGAWWFSPDGLAGSGASIWPAEGAEGLPGQLGRDRLEVVYSVPDNVPGQNGSRRPLVCKIAGKCLSVCSEENAKAGGCSAFPLLLSQLGARMTGREHAHKGPELTTPHRGTPLPGPRRSCACRIWGTGTAQPTPWD comes from the exons ATGGGGGAACTTCCTGGTTCTGAGGGAATGTGGGAAAATTGCCCTTTGGGCTGGGTGAAGAAAGAAGCAAGTGGAACCCTGGGACCACTGGACTTCCTCCTCCAGAGGAAGCGGCTTTGGTTGTGGGCCAGCAAGCCTGTGCGTCCCCAGCCCCAGGGCGTTCACCACTTCAGAGAAGCATGGCGACAGTTCTGCTGGATGAGAGGATCCAGGCTGACTGGAGGAAAGAAGGGCTTTGTCTCATCTGGGCTCAGGTTTGGGAgagaaggcttctcagaggaggtgatGCTTCAGCCAGTCTTAAAG GCAATGCGGTGTGCAGAGGGCGCTTGGTGGTTCTCTCCTGATGGCCTCGCAGGGTCTGGAGCCTCCATCTGGCCAGCAGAGGGCGCAGAAGGACTGCCTGGGCAGCTCGGACGTGACCGCCTGGAAGTGGTGTACAGCGTTCCTGACAACGTTCCCGGCCAAAACGGGTCCCGCCGCCCACTTGTGTGCAAGATAGCTGGAAAATGTCTTTCTGTGTGCTCCGAGGAGAATGCAAAGGCTGGTGGATGTAGTGCCTTTCCTCTACTGCTCTCTCAGCTGGGGGCAAGAATGACAGGACGTGAACATGCACACAAGGGCCCGGAACTCACGACCCCCCACAGAGGCACCCCCCTCCCCGGCCCCCGCCGCTCCTGCGCTTGCAGGATTTGGGGCACTGGCACAGCACAGCCCACCCCTTGGGACTAA